In Paracholeplasma morum, the following are encoded in one genomic region:
- a CDS encoding S16 family serine protease — MKIVKNIRIALIIGFFYLLMILFLVIRIPGKELVLKGDLTPVANGIEIDGATSQNGFYSIYVMSFEKPTLFQLFISQFNKNITVNEVRKNQSFSLKEQYEMGQIDERISYQNAVISAYEKAHETNPSILIDKLLTGYVISYVDKKQPSLEIGDLIQSVNGLSIHDIDVNGFYNVFHENTSVSLDIIRDNKAITVIMNHVIGQTYFGVMLEPVYSIKTTPSYKELYADDVIGGPSGGLLQTLEIYTQLLNIDIKGLKVSGTGTITRDNGVGAIGGVKQKVLTASDHDIDLFFVPEANYKEALATYNDLNNPGFDLVKVGDFDEAVEKLLSYIQSRP, encoded by the coding sequence ATGAAGATCGTTAAGAATATAAGAATAGCCTTAATCATAGGCTTTTTCTACTTATTGATGATTCTGTTTTTAGTCATCCGTATTCCTGGAAAGGAACTAGTACTAAAGGGCGACTTAACCCCAGTAGCGAACGGTATTGAGATTGATGGTGCAACCTCGCAAAATGGGTTTTATTCGATTTATGTGATGTCATTTGAAAAACCGACACTTTTTCAACTGTTTATCAGTCAGTTTAACAAAAATATCACGGTTAATGAAGTCCGAAAGAATCAAAGCTTTAGTTTGAAAGAACAGTATGAAATGGGCCAAATTGATGAACGTATTAGTTATCAAAATGCAGTTATTTCAGCTTATGAAAAAGCGCATGAAACGAATCCTTCCATCCTTATTGACAAACTATTAACAGGCTATGTTATAAGTTATGTTGACAAGAAACAACCTTCGCTTGAGATTGGTGATTTAATTCAAAGTGTAAATGGCCTCTCGATTCATGATATTGATGTAAATGGTTTTTATAACGTGTTCCACGAGAATACTAGCGTTTCACTAGATATTATCAGGGATAACAAGGCCATAACTGTTATAATGAATCACGTGATTGGCCAAACCTATTTTGGTGTCATGCTCGAACCAGTTTACAGTATTAAAACCACGCCCTCTTATAAAGAGTTGTATGCTGATGATGTCATTGGGGGTCCATCGGGAGGATTACTTCAAACATTAGAAATCTATACACAACTGCTTAATATAGATATTAAAGGGTTGAAAGTATCTGGAACAGGTACGATCACCCGAGATAATGGGGTGGGTGCTATTGGTGGTGTTAAGCAAAAAGTACTTACTGCCAGTGATCATGACATCGATCTATTCTTCGTTCCCGAAGCAAACTACAAAGAAGCATTGGCGACGTACAATGACTTAAATAATCCGGGATTTGATTTAGTTAAGGTAGGTGATTTTGATGAAGCTGTTGAGAAACTTTTATCATACATACAAAGTAGACCATGA
- the lspA gene encoding signal peptidase II yields the protein MIYGGLIILITIILDQLSKWMIVSFLKDGTITVIDNFFEIIQAHNYGAGWSMFEGQYTFLYAITAVSLIFFGYLFKSAEMSKKKWVYTVGVSLMIGGTIGNFIDRISQGYVVDFLQFIFGSYYFPTFNVADMALTVGVVLFAIDLLFLEHKR from the coding sequence ATGATATATGGCGGACTTATTATTTTAATAACGATTATACTCGACCAACTTTCTAAATGGATGATTGTTAGTTTTTTAAAAGATGGAACGATTACAGTGATTGATAATTTCTTTGAGATTATTCAAGCGCATAACTACGGTGCAGGATGGTCTATGTTTGAAGGGCAATACACATTCTTATATGCTATCACTGCAGTATCACTTATCTTTTTTGGTTACTTATTCAAATCCGCTGAAATGTCAAAGAAAAAGTGGGTTTACACAGTGGGTGTCTCACTGATGATTGGTGGAACGATTGGAAACTTTATCGATAGAATCTCCCAGGGATATGTTGTCGATTTCTTACAGTTCATCTTTGGCTCGTATTATTTCCCTACATTCAATGTTGCAGATATGGCATTAACCGTTGGTGTAGTCTTATTTGCAATTGATTTATTATTTTTGGAGCACAAACGATGA
- a CDS encoding RluA family pseudouridine synthase, whose protein sequence is MKKYILNVTEHEIGLRADVFVAKLLDSITRSQIKKVFDKKEVLMDGIPLKPSYLVKFDDEISISIETDAKIEITPVNLNLEFLYEDDDVAVVYKPQGMVVHPAVSFKDVTLVNGLKFALNHLSDINGDLRPGIVHRIDKDTSGLLLVAKTNRAHESIVLQLQKKTVKRVYEAICQNAFEEDSGTIKTPIGRDEINRLKMAVTEDGKIAVTHFKVVKRHAEYSLVECQLETGRTHQIRVHMQYIGHPILGDPVYGTKPVYGTTGQFLHAKTIGFIHPVTQEYLEFTKEAPEVFKTTLDKLGLND, encoded by the coding sequence ATGAAAAAATATATATTAAACGTAACCGAGCATGAAATTGGATTAAGAGCAGATGTTTTTGTTGCTAAACTCTTAGATTCAATCACTAGGAGTCAAATTAAGAAAGTATTCGACAAAAAAGAGGTGTTGATGGATGGTATACCACTAAAACCCTCTTATTTAGTCAAATTTGATGATGAAATAAGCATTAGTATTGAAACAGATGCTAAAATTGAGATTACCCCTGTTAATTTGAACTTAGAGTTTCTCTACGAAGATGATGATGTGGCTGTAGTATACAAGCCTCAAGGTATGGTCGTTCATCCAGCTGTAAGTTTTAAAGATGTAACTTTAGTAAATGGCTTGAAGTTTGCACTTAATCATTTGTCGGATATTAATGGCGATTTAAGACCAGGTATTGTCCACAGAATTGATAAAGATACTTCTGGGCTATTACTTGTTGCAAAAACGAATCGTGCACATGAATCGATTGTTTTACAACTTCAAAAAAAGACTGTAAAACGCGTTTATGAAGCCATATGTCAAAATGCTTTTGAAGAGGATTCAGGTACCATCAAAACACCTATTGGTAGAGATGAAATTAATCGCTTAAAAATGGCCGTTACAGAAGATGGAAAAATTGCAGTTACACACTTTAAAGTTGTTAAACGTCATGCAGAGTATTCATTGGTAGAATGTCAATTAGAAACAGGAAGAACTCACCAAATTCGCGTGCATATGCAATACATAGGGCATCCGATTTTAGGGGATCCCGTTTATGGCACAAAACCAGTTTATGGGACAACAGGACAATTCTTACATGCAAAAACCATAGGATTTATTCATCCAGTTACACAAGAGTACCTTGAATTCACAAAAGAAGCACCAGAAGTATTTAAAACCACTTTAGACAAACTAGGTTTAAACGATTAG
- the rnhC gene encoding ribonuclease HIII, whose product MANYSMTINENQMNLLIDAYKAFEKESSNQYIAFSAYKNGLTIHAYKSGKMVIQGDYQEELKRIKQLLGVKQYAAIGSDEVGTGDLFGPVIVCSAYVSLDDIAFLESLGVKDSKAMTDTQISKIGPVLANRLIHSILILNPEKYNELIRKGYNMNKIKAYLHNQGIIKTSEKLKDKVPVILDQFCEPQIYYNYLKTEKLIYRDIDFYTKAESVHIAVAAASIIARYAFLAKMQQYSKFIGYNLLKGAGSEVDKQLIEIYRARGYKGLVPITKLNFKNLIKNNIEIPKKN is encoded by the coding sequence ATGGCGAATTACAGTATGACTATTAATGAAAATCAAATGAATCTATTAATAGATGCCTATAAAGCGTTCGAAAAAGAGAGTTCGAACCAATATATAGCTTTTTCTGCCTACAAAAATGGCTTAACCATTCATGCTTATAAGTCTGGAAAAATGGTTATCCAAGGAGATTATCAAGAAGAACTTAAGCGCATCAAACAACTATTAGGTGTTAAACAATATGCTGCAATCGGATCTGATGAAGTCGGTACAGGTGACTTATTTGGTCCAGTAATCGTATGTAGTGCATATGTTTCATTAGATGATATTGCATTTTTAGAATCATTGGGTGTGAAAGATTCAAAAGCGATGACTGATACTCAAATCTCAAAAATTGGGCCAGTGCTTGCAAACAGATTAATTCACTCAATCTTAATCTTAAATCCCGAGAAATATAACGAACTCATTCGTAAGGGATACAATATGAACAAGATTAAAGCATACCTTCATAATCAGGGTATCATTAAAACTAGTGAAAAACTCAAAGACAAGGTTCCAGTTATCTTAGATCAGTTTTGTGAACCACAAATTTACTACAACTATTTAAAGACTGAGAAGCTGATTTACCGAGATATTGATTTTTATACTAAAGCAGAAAGTGTACATATCGCAGTAGCTGCAGCCAGCATTATTGCTCGTTATGCATTTTTGGCTAAGATGCAACAATACTCCAAGTTCATCGGATATAATCTCTTGAAAGGTGCAGGTAGTGAAGTAGATAAGCAACTCATCGAAATCTATCGCGCTAGAGGCTATAAAGGCTTAGTTCCGATTACAAAACTTAATTTCAAGAATCTAATCAAAAACAACATTGAGATTCCCAAAAAGAACTAA